In a genomic window of uncultured Flavobacterium sp.:
- a CDS encoding putative porin — protein MRIFIFLYLLVVPTLLFSQQKIVPNSGLDMNTKYSSITDTVKKKKSLVATIDQYKIITLEHDTTYVDTSLTLKSAYRQNHLRKDTFGLLPFSNIGQTYNTLQYNLTSFSPYPEIGFKGKHFNYMEASDIKYYSAATPLTELFFNTTINKGQNVDSFITLNTSKNLNFSIAYKGLRSEGDYINQLVSAGNFRFTTSYATTSRRYAINAHFVSQDISNEENGGITTPTDFESDDKNYKNRQRLQVYLTDAKSLLKGRRLFFDHAFRINPTDGSNNLYVTHQFNYEYKYFEYNQPTVISTVDNAPVERFGESYTTSNINDQTRFEKLYNKVGVAYENSLLGKFNFFVDDYRSNYKYDRIIVFNDGRTIPDNLFQQINNFGGQYEYQKNKWNGRFLYSRSITNVSLSDLDAKLRYNLNEKIQFDFRYRNVNKLPNNNYNLYQSSYVKYNWSNDFKNEKINSLSANVFTPWLNAEVEYSVLNDHLYFKDDSSPAEIAAQTQIIKPFQYGNAINYLTIKASREFKFGPFGFDNTLLYQKVDQSNLILNVPDFVTRNTFYYSGYFFKKALFMQTGVVFNYFTKYYGNDYNPVIGEFFVQENKKIGGYPLFDLFVNARIRQTRIYLKAEHINAIFSKSDYYSAPNNPYRDFVIRFGLVWNFFQ, from the coding sequence ATGAGAATATTCATTTTTCTATATCTATTAGTTGTACCAACATTATTGTTTTCTCAGCAAAAAATCGTTCCTAATAGTGGTTTAGACATGAACACAAAATATTCAAGTATAACAGATACTGTAAAGAAGAAAAAATCATTAGTTGCAACTATTGATCAATACAAAATTATCACACTGGAACATGATACAACATATGTAGATACTTCATTAACATTGAAAAGTGCTTATAGACAAAATCATCTTCGAAAAGATACTTTTGGACTTTTGCCTTTTTCAAATATTGGACAAACGTATAATACATTACAATATAATTTAACTAGTTTTTCGCCATATCCTGAAATTGGTTTCAAAGGGAAACACTTTAATTACATGGAAGCCAGCGATATTAAATATTACTCAGCTGCAACTCCGTTAACTGAATTATTTTTTAATACAACAATAAATAAAGGACAAAACGTAGATTCGTTTATTACATTAAATACGTCCAAAAATCTTAACTTTTCTATTGCTTATAAAGGGTTACGTTCTGAGGGAGATTATATAAACCAATTGGTAAGTGCCGGAAATTTCAGGTTTACAACAAGTTATGCAACAACAAGCAGAAGATATGCTATAAATGCTCATTTTGTTTCTCAGGATATTTCTAATGAAGAAAATGGCGGAATAACAACACCAACGGATTTTGAAAGTGATGATAAGAATTATAAAAATCGTCAGCGTTTACAAGTTTATCTAACAGATGCCAAGTCACTTTTAAAAGGACGACGTTTGTTTTTTGATCATGCTTTTAGAATAAATCCAACAGATGGAAGTAATAATTTATATGTAACACATCAGTTTAATTATGAATATAAGTACTTCGAATACAATCAACCAACTGTAATTTCTACGGTAGATAATGCACCGGTTGAACGTTTTGGAGAATCTTATACAACAAGTAATATTAACGATCAGACGCGTTTTGAAAAATTGTATAATAAAGTAGGAGTTGCTTATGAAAACTCTCTTTTAGGGAAATTCAACTTTTTTGTAGACGATTACAGATCAAATTATAAGTACGACAGGATTATAGTTTTTAATGACGGAAGAACTATTCCGGATAATTTATTTCAACAGATTAATAATTTTGGCGGACAATATGAATATCAGAAAAACAAATGGAATGGTCGTTTTTTATATTCAAGATCAATCACAAATGTGTCACTTTCTGATTTAGATGCTAAGTTGAGGTACAATCTGAATGAGAAAATACAGTTTGATTTTAGATATAGAAACGTCAATAAATTGCCAAACAATAATTACAATTTATACCAAAGTAGCTACGTAAAGTACAATTGGTCGAATGATTTTAAGAATGAAAAAATTAATTCGCTAAGTGCAAATGTTTTTACACCATGGTTAAATGCTGAGGTTGAATATTCTGTTTTAAATGATCATTTGTATTTTAAAGATGATTCATCACCAGCGGAAATTGCAGCTCAAACACAAATTATAAAACCGTTTCAATATGGAAACGCTATTAATTATTTGACTATAAAAGCTAGCAGAGAGTTCAAATTTGGACCTTTTGGTTTTGATAATACACTTTTATACCAAAAAGTAGATCAATCGAATTTGATTTTAAATGTACCTGATTTTGTAACCAGAAATACATTTTATTACTCAGGGTATTTCTTTAAGAAAGCCTTGTTCATGCAGACCGGAGTTGTATTTAATTATTTTACCAAATATTATGGTAATGATTATAATCCGGTTATTGGAGAATTTTTTGTTCAGGAAAATAAAAAAATTGGTGGTTATCCATTATTTGATTTATTTGTAAATGCAAGAATTCGCCAGACTCGTATTTATTTAAAAGCAGAACACATAAATGCTATTTTTTCTAAAAGCGATTATTACTCAGCGCCTAATAACCCTTATCGTGATTTTGTTATCCGATTTGGTTTAGTTTGGAATTTCTTCCAATAA
- a CDS encoding pyridoxal-phosphate dependent enzyme: MDFSKNILETIGNTPLVKLNKIVAEIDALVLAKVETFNPGNSVKDRMAVKMIEDAEADGRLKPGGTIIEGTSGNTGMGLALVAIIKGYKLICVISDKQSKEKMDILRAVGAKVVVCPTDVEPTDPRSYYSVSKRLASETPNSWYVNQYDNMSNSLAHYEQTGPEIWKQTDGKITHFVVGVGTGGTISGVGRYLKEKNPNIKIWGIDTYGSVFKKYHETGIFDENEIYSYITEGIGEDILPKNVDFSLIDGFTKVTDKDAAVYTRKIALEEAIFVGNSAGACIKGLLQLKEHFKPDDVVVVLFHDSGSRYVGKMFNDDWMRERGFLEENVTKAEDVIKDHIDKQLIVVRTEELVSHAIERMRKYKISQIPVVDINGFVGSVDETDLFRSYVADKNVAEKPIKEVMGKPFPIVKLGTPIEEVSKLFTKENDAVLVDLENGNHHIITKYDIIGSIK, encoded by the coding sequence ATGGACTTTTCAAAAAACATTTTAGAAACAATTGGTAATACGCCATTGGTTAAACTCAACAAGATTGTTGCTGAAATTGATGCCTTGGTATTGGCAAAAGTCGAAACTTTTAATCCGGGGAATTCTGTAAAAGACAGAATGGCCGTAAAAATGATTGAAGACGCAGAGGCAGATGGCAGATTAAAACCTGGAGGAACTATTATTGAGGGAACTTCTGGTAATACAGGAATGGGATTGGCTCTTGTGGCAATAATAAAAGGATACAAGCTAATCTGTGTAATATCAGATAAGCAATCTAAAGAAAAAATGGATATTTTGCGTGCCGTTGGTGCAAAAGTAGTGGTTTGTCCTACTGATGTTGAACCAACAGATCCACGTTCATATTATTCGGTTTCTAAACGTTTAGCTTCAGAAACGCCTAATTCATGGTATGTGAATCAATATGATAATATGTCTAATTCATTGGCACATTATGAGCAAACAGGACCAGAAATCTGGAAACAAACTGATGGAAAAATTACGCATTTTGTAGTTGGAGTAGGAACTGGAGGAACAATTTCAGGAGTTGGAAGATACTTGAAAGAGAAAAATCCAAATATTAAAATTTGGGGAATTGATACTTATGGATCTGTTTTTAAAAAATACCACGAAACTGGAATTTTTGATGAAAATGAGATTTACTCTTATATAACGGAAGGAATTGGAGAAGACATTTTGCCTAAAAATGTTGATTTTTCATTAATTGATGGTTTTACAAAAGTAACTGATAAAGATGCTGCGGTTTACACAAGAAAAATTGCTCTTGAAGAAGCAATTTTTGTTGGAAATTCAGCTGGAGCTTGTATCAAAGGTCTGTTGCAATTAAAAGAGCATTTTAAACCTGATGATGTTGTTGTGGTTTTATTTCACGATTCAGGAAGTCGTTATGTTGGTAAAATGTTTAATGACGATTGGATGCGCGAGCGTGGTTTCTTAGAAGAAAACGTAACAAAAGCCGAAGACGTAATTAAAGATCATATTGATAAACAATTAATCGTTGTTCGTACAGAAGAATTGGTTTCGCACGCAATTGAGCGTATGCGTAAGTATAAAATTTCTCAAATTCCGGTTGTAGATATTAACGGATTTGTAGGTTCTGTTGACGAAACAGATTTGTTTAGAAGTTATGTTGCAGATAAAAACGTAGCAGAAAAACCAATTAAAGAAGTAATGGGAAAACCTTTTCCTATTGTAAAATTAGGAACGCCTATAGAAGAAGTTTCTAAATTATTTACCAAAGAAAATGATGCTGTTTTAGTAGATCTTGAAAATGGAAATCATCATATTATTACAAAGTATGATATTATTGGATCAATAAAATAA
- a CDS encoding 3'-5' exonuclease: MNFTAIDFETATGHHPCSVGIVTVQNGIIVDEFVTLIKPPNNEYNPYTIRVHGIYPRDTVNAKSFLQVYPEIEKRLKNRVVVAHNESFDRNVLAKSMALYGLNYEDLNIAPKWECTVKIYKAKGLKPTKLSDCCREMKIQLSHHEALSDARACAKLYMLR, translated from the coding sequence ATGAACTTTACCGCGATAGATTTTGAAACAGCGACAGGACATCATCCGTGTTCTGTTGGAATTGTTACCGTGCAAAACGGAATAATTGTAGACGAGTTTGTTACTTTGATTAAACCGCCTAATAACGAATATAATCCGTATACGATTCGGGTTCATGGGATTTATCCGAGAGATACTGTGAATGCCAAATCATTTTTGCAAGTTTATCCCGAAATTGAAAAAAGATTGAAAAATAGAGTAGTAGTGGCACATAACGAAAGTTTTGATCGTAATGTTCTGGCTAAATCAATGGCATTATATGGTTTGAATTACGAAGATTTAAATATTGCTCCTAAATGGGAATGCACTGTCAAGATCTATAAAGCAAAAGGCTTAAAACCGACTAAACTTAGTGATTGTTGCAGAGAAATGAAGATTCAGTTAAGCCATCACGAAGCATTATCTGATGCCAGAGCATGCGCTAAATTATATATGTTGAGATAA
- a CDS encoding DUF2851 family protein — MKEDFLHYLWKFKKFETLNLRTTQNESVTIIKTGDYLELSGPDFFNAQIVIGDQKWAGNIEIHIKSSDWYVHHHEKDIAYENVVLHVVWEHDAEIFRENNIEIPVLVLKDYVSSDIISSYKSLLAPKSWIFCEREISEIDDFVFKNWKERLFFERLERKSKFIYDLLEETNQDWEAVLFCLLAKNFGLNTNGNSFLQIAKAIPFSVIRKESFEVENLEALLLGTAGLLDKDGEDVYFTDLKFRYFYLLHKYQFEKCHIDFVQFFKHRPDNFPTIRLSQLANLYTKHQNLFSKLINLKTVKDVYDLLGVSASLYWQNHYQFDKESPKKAKYLSKAFLDLVIINTIIPLQFAYFTTMGETISEDLIEFMNEVAPENNAIISKFNSFGIVSKNAFETQTLLELKNEYCNKKACLKCALGMELLKNN; from the coding sequence ATGAAAGAAGATTTTCTTCATTATCTCTGGAAATTCAAGAAGTTTGAAACCTTGAATTTAAGAACTACACAAAATGAATCCGTTACTATTATTAAAACCGGAGATTACTTAGAACTTTCCGGACCTGATTTCTTTAATGCCCAGATTGTAATTGGCGATCAAAAATGGGCTGGAAATATCGAGATTCATATTAAATCTTCTGATTGGTATGTGCATCATCATGAAAAGGATATTGCATATGAAAATGTAGTTTTGCACGTAGTTTGGGAACATGATGCAGAAATATTCAGAGAAAACAACATCGAAATTCCGGTTTTAGTTTTAAAAGATTATGTTTCATCTGATATAATATCTTCTTATAAATCACTTCTTGCTCCAAAATCATGGATATTCTGCGAAAGGGAAATTTCGGAAATAGACGATTTTGTATTTAAAAACTGGAAAGAAAGATTGTTCTTTGAACGATTAGAACGAAAGTCAAAATTTATCTACGATTTGCTAGAAGAAACAAATCAGGATTGGGAAGCAGTTTTGTTTTGCTTATTAGCAAAGAATTTTGGGTTAAATACTAATGGTAATTCTTTTTTGCAAATCGCTAAAGCCATTCCGTTTTCTGTTATTCGAAAAGAAAGTTTTGAAGTGGAAAATCTTGAGGCATTGCTTTTAGGAACCGCCGGTTTATTAGATAAAGATGGCGAAGATGTTTATTTTACAGATTTAAAATTTAGATATTTTTACCTTCTGCATAAATATCAGTTTGAAAAATGCCATATTGATTTTGTTCAGTTTTTTAAACATCGCCCTGATAATTTTCCAACGATTCGACTTTCGCAATTGGCAAATTTGTATACCAAACATCAAAATTTATTTTCGAAGTTAATAAATCTAAAAACGGTTAAAGATGTGTATGATTTACTTGGTGTTTCTGCAAGTTTGTATTGGCAAAATCATTATCAATTTGACAAGGAAAGTCCCAAGAAAGCAAAATATTTATCGAAAGCATTTCTGGATTTAGTGATTATAAATACAATAATTCCGCTTCAATTTGCTTATTTCACAACAATGGGTGAGACAATTTCTGAAGATTTAATTGAGTTTATGAATGAAGTTGCGCCAGAGAATAATGCCATTATAAGTAAGTTTAATTCTTTTGGAATCGTTTCTAAAAACGCTTTTGAAACGCAAACCTTACTAGAACTTAAGAATGAATATTGTAACAAAAAAGCATGTTTAAAATGCGCGTTAGGAATGGAGTTGTTGAAAAATAATTAG
- a CDS encoding PspC family transcriptional regulator, producing the protein MSAILRLKFFFEKYGFHVSSRLADKLGMRVTSVRLFFIYISFVTAGLGFGVYLTLAFWIRLKDLVRAKRTSVFDL; encoded by the coding sequence ATGTCAGCTATTTTAAGACTAAAATTTTTTTTCGAGAAATATGGATTTCATGTTTCTTCCAGATTGGCAGACAAACTAGGAATGCGTGTAACAAGTGTTAGATTATTCTTTATTTATATTTCGTTTGTAACAGCCGGTTTAGGTTTCGGAGTCTATTTGACGCTTGCATTTTGGATTCGGCTAAAAGATTTAGTTCGTGCAAAAAGAACATCAGTTTTTGATTTATAG
- a CDS encoding amino acid permease, whose translation MSIWRVKPISAFEADMKKSDLKRVLGKWSLTAIGVGAIIGGGIFVLTGTGAYYHAGPALALSFIIAGIACVFAALCYSEFASILPVEGSAYAYAYGTIGEIFAWIIGWGLILEYAMGSMTVAVSWSGYFNKLLKMFHIKLPEWLTTDPASYTGEGFSMNLPAFLIVILVISLLIKGTKSAAKANNMIVILKVSAVIFVIIAGLFFINTANWHPFIPAATQIVEKETTHNAYGIAGVVSGAAAIFFAYVGFDAVSTQAGEAINPKKDVPFAIIASLLICTTLYILVSLVLTGMMNYQDFNPLGKYPEAIKAPVAYAFDIAGQPWAGFIITVAATIGLISVLMVMIMGQSRIFLGMSKDGLIPSVFSKVNPISGTPKTNLMILGGIIAVVAAFTPINRLADMTSFGTLFAFTMVCIAVWILRVKQPQLTRTFKVPALPVIAVCGIAINTYLMINLSLDAQLLSLGWLAIGILVYFGYSKKRAKLNQTNTDTAE comes from the coding sequence ATGTCAATTTGGAGAGTTAAACCTATATCTGCCTTTGAGGCCGATATGAAAAAAAGTGATTTAAAAAGAGTTCTAGGAAAGTGGAGCCTTACTGCGATTGGAGTTGGTGCCATTATTGGTGGAGGAATTTTTGTTCTTACAGGTACAGGCGCATATTATCACGCAGGTCCAGCATTAGCACTTTCATTCATTATTGCAGGTATTGCCTGCGTTTTTGCTGCTCTTTGTTATTCTGAGTTTGCATCAATCCTACCCGTTGAAGGTTCAGCTTACGCTTATGCCTACGGTACAATTGGTGAAATTTTTGCCTGGATTATCGGTTGGGGTCTTATCCTTGAGTACGCAATGGGATCAATGACCGTCGCGGTTTCCTGGTCAGGGTACTTCAATAAATTACTTAAAATGTTTCATATTAAACTTCCTGAATGGCTCACAACAGACCCAGCCAGTTATACTGGAGAGGGTTTTTCTATGAATCTTCCTGCTTTTTTAATCGTTATTTTAGTTATTTCGTTGCTAATTAAAGGTACAAAAAGCGCTGCGAAAGCAAACAATATGATTGTAATTCTAAAAGTTTCTGCTGTAATCTTCGTTATCATAGCTGGACTTTTCTTTATCAATACTGCTAACTGGCATCCGTTTATTCCAGCTGCTACTCAAATCGTCGAAAAAGAAACAACTCATAATGCTTATGGTATTGCTGGTGTTGTATCTGGAGCTGCTGCAATTTTCTTTGCTTATGTAGGTTTTGATGCTGTTTCTACACAAGCTGGAGAAGCTATTAATCCTAAAAAAGATGTTCCTTTTGCAATTATTGCTTCTTTATTAATTTGTACTACTTTATATATTCTTGTTTCATTAGTATTAACAGGAATGATGAATTACCAAGATTTCAATCCACTAGGAAAATATCCTGAAGCGATAAAAGCACCGGTTGCTTATGCATTTGATATTGCAGGACAACCTTGGGCAGGATTTATTATTACAGTTGCTGCAACTATTGGTTTGATTTCTGTATTAATGGTAATGATTATGGGACAATCAAGAATTTTCCTTGGTATGTCTAAAGATGGTTTAATTCCTTCTGTATTCTCTAAAGTAAATCCAATTTCAGGAACTCCAAAAACTAACTTAATGATTTTAGGTGGTATTATTGCTGTAGTTGCTGCTTTTACTCCAATTAACAGATTAGCAGATATGACAAGTTTTGGTACTTTGTTTGCCTTTACAATGGTTTGTATTGCAGTTTGGATTTTAAGAGTAAAACAACCTCAATTAACCAGAACTTTTAAAGTTCCTGCTTTGCCAGTAATTGCGGTTTGTGGAATTGCAATCAACACTTATCTAATGATCAATTTAAGTTTAGACGCTCAATTACTTTCACTTGGATGGTTAGCGATCGGTATTCTTGTTTATTTTGGATACAGTAAAAAGAGAGCAAAACTTAATCAAACAAATACTGACACTGCTGAATAA
- a CDS encoding helix-hairpin-helix domain-containing protein — protein sequence MNFKALLGHFKFTSQQRTGIFLLFIIIIVLQAVYFFADFSVPEKLFPEKQEWISLQTEIDSLKSIKYNEKPKVYTFNPNFISDYKGYKLGMSIEEIDRLLAFRKENKYVNSVEEFQQVTKVSDSLLSVISPLFKFPDWTQNKSTFKTEKKEYVQKSYLKKEKAEVSDINVATQEDLIKVYGIGEALSLRILKQKEILGCFVSMEQMKDVWGLSPEVVIELNSHFKVVIPSNLKKIAVNDASLKELSQFAYFRYALAKQIVTTRSMNGNFNNIEDLSKIKDFPVDKAKIISLYLEF from the coding sequence ATGAATTTTAAAGCATTGTTAGGGCATTTTAAATTTACAAGTCAGCAGCGTACCGGGATTTTTTTGCTTTTTATAATTATAATAGTATTACAAGCAGTTTATTTTTTTGCAGACTTTAGTGTTCCTGAAAAACTTTTCCCTGAAAAACAAGAGTGGATTTCTTTACAAACAGAAATAGATTCCTTAAAATCGATAAAATATAATGAGAAGCCGAAAGTGTATACTTTTAATCCAAACTTTATCTCAGATTATAAAGGTTATAAACTCGGAATGTCGATTGAGGAGATTGATCGTTTACTAGCTTTTCGAAAAGAAAATAAATATGTCAATTCTGTCGAGGAGTTTCAGCAAGTCACAAAAGTTTCTGATTCTTTATTAAGCGTTATTTCTCCATTGTTTAAATTTCCGGATTGGACGCAGAATAAATCTACTTTCAAGACAGAAAAGAAAGAATATGTTCAGAAATCTTATTTGAAAAAGGAAAAAGCGGAAGTTTCAGATATAAATGTAGCAACTCAGGAAGACTTAATCAAAGTATACGGAATAGGCGAAGCTTTATCTTTAAGAATATTAAAGCAAAAAGAAATTTTAGGATGTTTTGTTTCTATGGAACAAATGAAGGATGTTTGGGGACTTTCACCGGAAGTTGTAATAGAATTAAATTCGCATTTTAAAGTTGTGATACCTTCAAATTTGAAAAAAATCGCAGTAAATGATGCCTCTTTAAAAGAATTATCGCAGTTTGCTTATTTCAGATATGCATTGGCAAAACAGATAGTGACAACTCGAAGTATGAACGGAAATTTTAATAATATTGAGGATTTATCAAAAATTAAAGATTTTCCTGTTGATAAAGCAAAAATAATTAGTTTATATTTGGAGTTCTAA
- a CDS encoding acyl-CoA dehydrogenase family protein, translating into MNFDYNETQSMIAQSIKEFADKNIKPYIMEWDEAQIFPIPLFKKLGEMGFMGVLVPEEYGGSGLGYHEYITVVEEISKVDPSIGLSVAAHNSLCTNHILTFGNEEQKKKWLPKLATAEYIGAWGLTEHNTGSDAGGMNTTAVRDGDHWIVNGAKNFITHAISGDVAVVIVRTGEKGDSKGMTAFVFEKGMKGFSSGKKENKLGMRASETAELVFDGCRVPDANRLGEVGQGFVQAMKILDGGRISIGALSLGISKGAYEAALKYSKERHQFGQPISSFQGISFKLADMATEIEASELLLHKAAFLKQQHKPVTTLGAMAKMYASEACVKIANDAVQIHGGYGYTKDFPVEKFYRDSKLCTIGEGTTEIQKVVIARNLLKE; encoded by the coding sequence ATGAATTTTGATTACAATGAAACGCAATCGATGATTGCTCAGTCTATAAAAGAGTTTGCCGATAAAAACATTAAACCTTATATAATGGAATGGGACGAAGCTCAAATTTTCCCAATTCCTTTATTCAAAAAATTAGGCGAAATGGGATTTATGGGTGTTTTGGTTCCTGAAGAATATGGAGGTTCAGGTTTAGGATATCACGAATATATTACAGTTGTCGAAGAGATTTCAAAAGTAGATCCGTCAATTGGATTATCTGTTGCAGCGCATAATTCACTATGTACAAATCATATTTTGACTTTTGGAAATGAAGAACAAAAGAAAAAATGGTTGCCAAAATTAGCAACAGCTGAATATATTGGAGCTTGGGGATTAACCGAGCACAATACAGGTTCTGATGCTGGTGGAATGAATACAACTGCAGTTAGAGATGGCGATCACTGGATTGTAAACGGAGCTAAAAACTTTATTACGCACGCTATTTCTGGAGATGTTGCTGTCGTAATTGTTCGTACAGGCGAAAAAGGAGATTCAAAAGGAATGACAGCTTTTGTTTTCGAAAAAGGAATGAAAGGTTTTAGTTCAGGAAAAAAAGAAAATAAATTAGGAATGCGTGCCAGCGAAACTGCCGAATTGGTTTTTGACGGTTGTCGCGTTCCAGATGCAAATAGATTAGGAGAAGTTGGTCAGGGCTTTGTTCAGGCAATGAAAATATTAGATGGAGGTAGAATTTCGATTGGAGCCTTATCATTAGGAATCTCTAAAGGGGCTTATGAAGCTGCATTAAAGTATTCTAAAGAAAGACATCAGTTTGGTCAGCCTATTAGCAGCTTTCAGGGAATCTCCTTTAAGTTGGCGGATATGGCAACTGAGATCGAGGCTTCGGAATTGTTATTGCATAAAGCAGCTTTCTTAAAGCAACAGCATAAACCTGTTACGACACTTGGCGCTATGGCAAAAATGTATGCTTCAGAAGCTTGTGTGAAAATTGCTAACGATGCTGTCCAGATTCATGGCGGATATGGTTATACAAAAGATTTTCCGGTAGAGAAGTTCTACAGAGACTCTAAACTATGTACAATTGGAGAAGGAACTACAGAAATTCAAAAAGTAGTTATTGCAAGAAACCTTCTAAAAGAGTAA
- the rpsU gene encoding 30S ribosomal protein S21, producing the protein MLIIPIKDGENIDRALKRYKRKFDKTGTVRQLRARTAFIKPSVIKRAQIQKAAYIQNLRDSLES; encoded by the coding sequence ATGTTAATTATACCAATTAAAGACGGAGAAAATATCGATAGAGCATTAAAGCGCTATAAAAGAAAATTTGATAAAACAGGAACTGTTCGTCAACTAAGAGCACGTACTGCTTTTATTAAGCCTTCTGTAATCAAAAGAGCTCAAATTCAAAAAGCTGCTTACATTCAAAACTTGAGAGATAGTTTAGAAAGTTAG